The stretch of DNA GCTTTGTATTTGGGTGCAAAAATTAAAGTGATTAGAGTCAAGGAAGCCAGTCTCGGTGTGGATACTCCCGAGGACTTGGCAAGACTCGAAAAACTCTTGAGTCAGGGGAGATGATGGCAAAGAGAAAAGTCGTAAAGAAAAAGCTGTCGACAGCGAAGTCGACAAAAAAAGCCTTAAAGCAAAAATTTATTTTTGTGACCGGCGGGGTTGTTTCTTCTATCGGGAAGGGACTAACGGCGGCGAGTTTGGGGGCTCTTTTAGAAGCTCGCGGACATCGCGTCACTATTATGAAATTTGATCCGTACTTAAACGTGGATCCCGGCACGATGTCACCATTTCAGCACGGGGAAGTTTACGTCACTGAAGACGGTGCGGAAACCGATTTAGACTTAGGCCATTATGAACGCTTCACATCCGCTTTGATGAATCGTTCAAATTCAGTTTCAACGGGCCAAATCTATGACACCGTGATCGCGCGCGAGCGTCGGGGGGATTACTTAGGTGGAACCGTTCAAGTGATTCCGCATATCACCGAAGAAATCAAAGCCCGTATTTATGAAGCCGGTCAGGGCAGTGAAATTGTCCTTGTGGAAATTGGTGGGACTGTCGGGGATATCGAGAGTCAGCCATTTTTAGAAGCCATTCGTCAAATGCGTTTAGACGTGGGCCAAGAAAATTCCGTTCTTTTGCACGTCACTTATGTGCCATACATTGCGGCCGCGGGAGAGTTAAAATCAAAGCCCACGCAGCACTCGGTGAAAGAATTGCGTGAAATCGGTTTGCAACCAGATTACTTGGTTTGCCGCAGTGAAAAGTATATCGATGATAATTTAAAAGCAAAAATCGGTCTTTTCTGTTCCGTAAAAGCCGAAAACGTGATCGCCGCTCAAGACAGTCGTTTTATTTATGAAGTGCCGCTGGCCCTGCATAAAGAAAAATTAGATGAATTGATGGTTCAGCGTTTGGGATTGACTCCTGGAAAGCCAAATCTAAAAGGGTGGCAAAATCTGGTGAAGGTTTTAGAAAACCCGACTCACACGGTGAAAATCGCTCTTGTGGGTAAATATGTGGAATTAAAAGAAGCGTATAAGTCTGTGCATGAGTCGTTGGTTCATGGCGGCGTGGCCAACCATGCTCGGGTGGAAATCAGCTATGTCGATTCCGAAAAAATCACGGACAAAACAGTCAGCTCTCTGTTAGGCAAAGTGGATGGCATCCTGGTCCCCGGTGGATTTGGAACTCGTGGGGTTGAAGGAAAAATCACCGCGATTAAATTTGCGCGTGAAAAACGCATTCCGTTTTTCGGTATTTGTTTTGGTATGCAGCTAGCGGCGATTGAATTTGCACGCAACGTCTGTGGAATCAAAGATGCCACCAGCCGTGAATTTTCCGGCGAAGCAAAGCGCAATGGTAATTTCGTGATTGATTCCATGATTGAACAACGTGGGATCGTCAACAAAGGCGGCACGATGCGCTTAGGTGCGTATCCGTGCAACTTGGTTTCGGGCAGCAGGGCAGAGCAGGTTTATAAAGCTTCTGCGATCACCGAAAGACATCGTCATCGTTTTGAATATAATAATAAATATAAAGCACTGTTTGAAAAAAACGGCATGATTGCTTCGGGAATTTGTAAAGAACGTGATCTGGTAGAAATTGTCGAGCTTCCGGATCATCCATGGTTCGTGGGCGTGCAATTCCATCCAGAGTTCAAATCAAAACCTCTGGCTCCCCATCCGTTATTCGTGCATTTTGTTAAAGCGAGCATCGCGGGTTCCCATTCGGGTTCGCGCCGAAGCAAGACTTAGTTCTAGAGGTATAAATGTCCAAGATTATAGAGCAAGGTTTGAAAGTATTGGAAGTCGAAGCGCAGGCCATCTTAGGTTTGCGTGAACGCATCGGTGCTGACTTCGAAAAGGTCGTTAAAATGGTTACCGCTTGTAAAGGCAAACTCATCCTTACGGGAATGGGAAAGTCTGGACAGATTGCGCGTAAGCTTGCCAGTACATTTTCTTCTACCGGAACACCGGCGGTTTATTTACATCCAGGGGAAAGTTCTCATGGGGACATGGGCGTTATCGAAAACGATGACCTTATCATTGCGCTGTCTTATGGCGGTGAGGTTCCCGAATTCGGTGCGCTTTATAAGTTTATCGCGCGCAAAGGTTTGCCTTTGGTGGCCATCACGGGAAAGGCAGAGTCTTCTTTAGCAAAATCGGCGCAAGCTGTTTTAAATGTACATGTTCCGGAAGAAGCTTGTCCTTTGGGCTTAGCTCCTACGGCAAGCAGCACAGCCACACTGGCAATGGGTGATGCTGTAGCTATGGCCGTCATGGCTGAAAAAGGATTCAGCTCGGAGGATTTTGCGATCTTCCATCCAGGTGGCAGCTTGGGCTATCGTCTTTTAACTTTGGTGAAAGATGTCATGCACACGGGGGACGCTTTACCTACGGTGAAACTTGAGACGCCGATTCGCGAAGTGTTTTCAATTATGACCCACAAAGATGTGCGTGGTGCTGCGGGTGTGGTGGACGAAAAAGGGGACCTAGTAGGAGTGATCACCGACGGTCAGATTCGTCGTCGCTTAGAAAAAAGCAATGATCCGCTGACAGGTTTTGCAAAAGATCTTATGACCACCAACCCTCGCACCGTGGATGCTAACGAGTTGGCGGAAAAAGCACTCTTTGTCATGGAGCAGTTCCAGATCAATATGTTGTTCGTTTTGGATAAAGATGCCACCCAGGCTCGCAAGCCCGTGGGTATTTTACATGTCCAAGATCTCTTGCGCGCGAAAGTGCGCTAGTCTTTTAAGCGTTTTCGTAAAGACTTTAAATGTTTAATTTCTGCAGATTTGAGTTTAGGGAAATCTAAATTCAGCTCTGCCATTTTTTCGGTGATAATTTTTGAAGCGATTAAGCGCGCCGTGGGTTTATCGTCCGCGGGGATGATATACCAAGGCGCTGCTTTGTGACTGGTCTTAGACAGGCAGAACTCATAGGCCTTTTGATATTTATCCCATAATCCGCGCGCGGTAATATCGGCTTCTTCGACTTTCCAGTTTTTGCTAGCGTCATCAAAACGAGCCAAAAGACGATTTTTTTGTTCTTTTTTTGAAAGATGCAAAAAGATTTTAATAACTAAAATGCCTTGATTCGCCAGGTAGCGTTCATGACTGACGATATCTTCACAGCGATCTTTTAAAAGGTTTTTAGATGTTCGTATTTTTTCCGGCAGACGGCTTGAATCTAAGATTTCGGGCATGACGTAAGGGACGATGACATCCTCATAATAAGAGCGATTGAAAACTTTAATTTCTCCGCGCACGGCCATGGGGGTATGGGTCCGCCATAAAAAATCGTGCTTTAATTCTTCGCCGGAGGGTTTTTTAAAGCTGGTGACCGAACATCCTTGAGGATCGACGTCTTTAAGAACATGCTTGATAAGACCATCTTTTCCTGCGGTGTCCATTCCCTGCAATACGATTAAAACGGCCCATGTCGATTGAGCATAAAGGCGTTGCTGATGTTCCGCGATATCTTTTTGAATCTCTTTTAAAAGTTCGTCGCCGTCGGCGTCCGTTTTATATAACGGCTTGACCCCTGTTTTGGTTTTTTTTAAAGAAACCTCTCGGCCAGGTTTTACAATAAATTCCGATGCCTTCAATTTCATTCTAAATTCCTTCTGTTAACGGAAATGATCAGCAACTTCGAAGCCGAACGAGCGCGAATACGAATATCGCGAGAACCCGTTACTTTAAAAGTATCGCCGGTTTCTACACTTTGATCATCAATAGTTAAAGAGCCCTTGCAGCAAAACAGATAAAACCACCCCTCACCGAATTGCAAGGTGTCGGTCACATCGGCGGCAAATGTTTCTAAATCCATATAAGCGACGTATTTTTCGCGATTATAAATGATTCCTAAATCGACAACTTCCCCGGCAGAGGTGCTGAAAATTTCTTTCTCACCCGCGAATGAAAAAGGCTGCAAGGGTTCATAGCGTACATTATTGATTACCAAGCCATCGCCTTGCCAAACGGCCAAGATGCGATCAAAACCCGGAAACTTTGAAAATGCGGAAGGTGCGCGAACCAAAGCCGAGCTAACGCGAAAATCGAAATCGTTTTTCGAGAAATCTGAATTTGGGGGATAGATTTCAATTTCGTTGGTCACGCCTTCGCCATTTTTCCATGGCATTGATTTATAATCTGAAGATTTAATAAGTTTATTCATGATGACATCATTCTGACGTCACCATGAAGTCTTGTCACTAGTGAGAGTGAGATTTATCGCCGTCGTCGTGAATTTTTAATTCGACGGTCATTTGGATGGTGCCGACGTCTGTTTTAGGATCGTAGGCTTTAAATGGATCATCTTTAAGATCCTTAGCTGCTTTTTGCTTAATCCATAATACATAGTCTTCATCTAGATCCCATTGCACGAAATCGGCTTTGCGATCTGTGGGTTCACCTAAAGCGAAATTGCGAATCGCCGTTTGGACCGCATCGGCCATCGAAGTGGGGCCGGGTTGAAATTCAAAAGACATGTGTTGCACGAAAGGTTTGTTATTTTCATCCGTAAAATATTGCGCATGAAAATAACGAGTCCCGGGAAGGGGGCTTTGGGTGCGGATGATAAACATATCCCCGCTGGCCGGATTGCTGTCCCGAGTGACGACGGGATTTTGTCCTGACTTTTTTAAATCTGAAACGATACGTTCAAAGTTTTTATTTCCGCGAGCGGCATCTAACAAAAAATAACTCATTTTGCTTAATGAAGCTTTGGCATTTCCATTGCTTTTTGAATCGCTGACCGTGTTTGTTGCGGCCTGCTTTGATGGGGGACCTTGTTGAGTTTGGCCTTGGGGTTGAGCTTGAGCCGAGGTTTCACCTGCTGTTGCCGAGCCGTTGCCACTCTGGCCGGTAAGAAAGTCTGAAGTCGTCGCGGGTGTTTGTGAGCGCTTCATTTGCTCTCGACCCCAAAGGCCCAGAGCAATAACGGCAACAATAAGTAATGGTACTAGGGCTCTATTCATAACGACTCTTTAGCTTAATAAGAAGTTCCGAATTGGTTTTTTTCCCACTTCAATAAATATTTGGTTGGGTCCATCAAATCACTTCTGCGACCAAATTTATTTCCTCGGGCAGAAAGGCCGCCTTTCTTGGTACCGCTATACAATTCAAAATGAAGCATCGCCGGGCAGCAGTTCGAACTCACTGTTCCAATATAGCCCATCACTTGACCACGAGTGACTTTCGCACCGGTTGAGACACCTTTAGCGGCTTTTCCGGTCAACTCGCCATAACGAGCTACAAAACCACCCGGATATTGAACATCCAAAGCGTAAGTGTTTTGATAGAAGTAATAAAGTCCACGAGACACTTTACCGTCGGCAATCGACACGGCGGCTTCACCATGATAGCGGTATAAGTCACACGCGGCGTGCAGACGTTTCCCTTTACTGCGACCCGCTTTAAAGCGGCGCATGCCAGACAAGTAAGATTGAGTCGGTCTTTTTATTGTCGGAAAACCGCAACAAGCCGCATCGTTAATATTTTTGATTGGACCTTTAGGAATGGGTGTCATGCGCGTGGCGGACGAGTCTTCGTCAGCCTTTTTAGCAACAGAACATTGGCCCTCAAGTTTTACGTAATCTTGAGCCAGCCATCCAATGTTTTCCCCTTCTTTTTCCGGGAATTGGATTTTAACAAAAGTGTATTCCTTGCCATTAATAACTTTCTTTTTCGTATCAGCTGCGCCCCAGCTTTGAAATGGCAAAACAGTTTCGTTTTTCTCGGCCTTGAAAAGAACTTTCTCAAGGCTTTCATCGCGCACATTCAAAGTGTCTTCATTAATACAAACAACATGCTCTTGCTTGCTGTTGATCAATTTCAAATCTTCATCTTCGGTTTCTTCATCGTCAGCGGCATCGTCTTTTTGAACGGGGGCCGTGTCGACAGCGGCTTGCGCACTTTGTTTATTTTCAGTGGTCACCGCAGGAGGGGTCTGAGTTTTTGAACCTTCCGCGAAAGGCTTATTCACAAGCTTTTCTTGGGCTTCTTTTTGCGCTTTGATTTCATCGGCGGCGGCTTTTGTAACTTCTAACGGAGACGCGGCCACGGATCCAGAGCTGCCCACGCCACTTTCTAAAGATTGACGGCTGCCCGTAGGAGCTTGGTCCATGCGAGAATCTAAAACAACATCCGCCTCTGATGGGAGGTGAGTTAAGATAGAGCGGAAAATTCCGGTATGATCGGCATTGACCCCCACGCGTGCGACGGGGTTGCTTGAGTTTGCGGTGAAGACTTCAAAGATCATGAAGTTTCTAGCTTTTCCATCAATCGTGCAGGTAAAGGATTGTACTTGGTCTTTTTCGGTCGCTAATTGCCAGAACGTACCTACGGTTGGAATTTTTATCCCGGGGATTTCTTTGACGCTGACGCCAGATTTGATTTCAATGACATAGTCTTCCAGATTTTTAAGCGAAGATTCTGCGATATATCCATTGTCCATGCGATCGGCAAACCACTTATTAGTCTGCGCTTTGGGAGTTTGAGAGACGCCGATGACGTCGACGTATTTATATCCTGGGCGAGTTTTCGCCTCTGTTGAAATGCGAACTAGAGATCTATTTAATAGAAAAGATTTGCGAGAACCCTTAGGTGTTTGCAACTCGGTTTTTTCTAAAGACGAAACATTCTTTCCTTGAGAAATATAGAAAGGAATTTCTTTAAGCGATGTGATCTGACATTTTGAAGCGGAAACAAAACCTGCATTATTATGCCAGTAAAGATCCACCGGTGCCGCGTGAGCAAATGAGGATAGGCACACTAGACTAAGCATTGAAAACAGGCCAGATTTATAATTCATAGACAAACCCTCGCTTTGACGAATACGGGGTTTATTCCAAATCTCATGCCGTCTCAAATTGGAATAAATTCAGTGTGGAGGCCTTATAATGTCCATAAACTCTACACTCGTGCGCAAGTCGTCGCATTAAGCCCAGAAAGGTCCAGAATATTACCCGGGTGATATTGACTTTGGATAATACCCGGGTAATATTACCTTTAAGCAAAGGAAACACCTATGGAAGCAACGATCCCTTCACCCAGCACCGGATTTACCGGATACCAAAAATTCATTATCGCGATCTTAGCCTTTTTGCAGTTTACGATTATTTTGGACTTTATGATCTTGTCTCCCTTAGGAGCTATCTTAATGCCCGCACTTAAAGTCACGACGATGCAGTTCGGGGCCGTGGTCTCTGGCTATGCAATCAGCGCCGGTCTTTCAGGATTTTTGACGGCGGGATTTGCCGACAGGTTTGATCGTAAGAAACTGCTTTTGTTTTTCTATGGTGGTTTTATCTTGGGAACATTCTTATGCGGTATTGCGCCCAATTATGAATTCTTATTAGGAGCGCGAATCGTGACCGGTCTTTTTGGCGGCGTGATTGGGTCTATCGTATTTGCGATCTTGACGGATTTATTTCCGATGCACCAACGCGGACGGGTCATGGGTTTTTTGCAAACGGCTTTTGCTGCTAGTCAGGTCTTAGGATTGCCGGCCGGTTTATATCTATCTAATCATTGGGGATGGCATATGCCGTTTATGATGATCGTGGTGATTAGTTTAATTGCGGGGGTGTTCATTGTTTTATACATGAAACCCATTAACGCACATCTAGCGTTGCAAACCGATAAAAAAGCTTATCAACATTTACTTCATACCATCCAAGTGCCGAAGTATTTGCTAGCCTTTGCGGCGACGGCATTATTGTCTATCGGTGGATTTATGATCATGCCTTTTTCAAGTGCGTTTACAGTGAATAATTTAGGCATTCATCAAGACCAGTTGCCGATCATTTATTTGATTACCGGTATTGCTTCTATCCTGATCGGACCGTTGGTCGGAAAAGCCAGTGATAGCTTGGGAAAATTCAACGTCTTTATCTTTGGATCCTTAGTGAGCATGGTGATGGTCATGGTATACACCCATTTGGGTGTCACTCCGCTGGTCGTGGTGATCTTGGTAAATACGGTGATGTTCGTGGGCATTTTCTCGCGCATGATTCCTTCGCAAGCTTTGATGTCCGCAATTCCAACACCGGCTAATCGCGGGGCCTTTATGTCCATCAGTTCGTCATTACAGTCTTTAGCGGGGGGCTTGGGATCTATCATCGCGGGCCTGATTGTGGTGCAAGAGGCTGATGGTATGATTCGACACTTTGAAACCATCGGTTATGTGATGGTGGGACTGTCCCTTTTCACTCTGGTGATGATGTATATGATTAACCGCATGGTGCAAAATGAAAATAGATAGAACATATTCGGCCTTTGCCGAGTCAAAAAAAATAGCCACGGGGGATGTCCTGGAAGTGGCGAGCAGGGTCAAAAAGTTTTTGACCAAAGAGGCTAAAGCACAAGTTCTGATTTTTGATGATTCAACCAGCAATCAAATAGAAATCGACTTTCGTGGAACCCCCGAAAATGTCACTCGTCGTTTAGAGGCGTTGCTAGAAAATACGCAAGAGGGTGAAAAAAAGTCGGGCCCCGGCCGCCCAAAATTAGGTGTCGTCGCAAAAGAAGTAACCTTGTTGCCGGATCATTGGGAATGGCTGGCTCGTCAACCTGGTGGGGCTTCGGTCACTTTGCGTAAGCTCGTGGAAGAAGCTAAGAAAAAGAATTTAGCTAAAGACCAAATCAGAATGTCGCAAGAGGCGACCTATAAGTTTATGACCGTGATGGCCGGTGACCTGCCTGATTACGAAGAGGCTTTAAGGGCTTTATATGCAGGTGATGCCAAGAAATTTGAGAAACTGATCACCGCGTGGCCAAAGGATATTCAAGACCACACGATGATGTTGGCAAAGGCTTCTTGGAAGTAATTTCTTAGGCGTAGGGAACCCCTACGCCATTTTTGCTCTAAGAATGATGTATTCTTCGAGAGCATTCACGATGTGATACAGCGAACTTGATTTCGAAGAATCACCACTGAAGGTGTCTGTCTCTGAAAGCTGGTCGTACCACATGCCCGGAGTGGGAGTCGTAAAGAACTTAAATAAAGTTTCTAAGGCATCGTCCGCGGCTTTGGCATAAGGGCCTTGTAATTCTTTAACAACTTCATTTCCTAAACGAACTGCGGCTTTGATGCGCTCACACTGAGGCCAGAAACGAGAAGAGATCTTTTTGGGTGTCCAATCACTCCAAACTTCATCAAAGGCAATTTTTCTTTGGGGAGATGTGCCGTATTTTTCCGCCAAGTTGAAAATACGATGGCGAATATCTTTTAGATCCTGACCACTTAAATCTTCATATAAAGACATAAGCCAAGACCATTCATATTGATGGCCCGGTTCAAAAATAAATCGACCATTTTCAAACTTGTGATTCCACGAAGAGTCAAAGTACTCTCCGATCACGCCCGTTTTTTGATCAATGAATTTTTCTAAGCACAATGTGATCAGTTCGCGACCTAAATCTTTCCAGCGTGGATCTGGATCAATTTGCATCCAAGCGATCGCTGATTCGAACATGTGCATATGGGGATTTGACTTATAAGATTTGTTTCCCTGGTCATCAAGTTCAGTAAAGCCGCCTCCTGGCACAGTCCTTTCACGTCTTAGATAATCTAAAAGCTGAATAGCGCGATCTTTGGTTTTGGGATCTTTGGTGATGGAATACTCTTGAGCCAAGCCAAATAAGGCGAAAGCTTGAGTGTACAAATCCGGAGTGTCGTTTTTTGGTGTGCCATTGATTTCAATCGAATAGCGAAAGGCCCCTGACGGCAGGGAGAACTTATCTACCAAATATTTTGTGCCTAAGATCACGTGTTGGTGGGCCCAGTTAGGGGGGCACGACCCAAGTCTAGCTCCGGTCAGGAATGAATAAATTTGACGGCACTGAACCATAGCTCTGCGAGGAAGTGGCAAGGCTTCTCCAGAAAAGGAAAGGCTTTCAACAAAACCACCGTTGACCTTATCCACCCCGATATCGCCCCAAAGAGGATAGACGTTATGGCTCAGCCATTTTTTAGCATAATCGATATTCTTTTGTACTTCGTTAGTCATGAAACCACATTGAACTTTACCTGAAAAGAGGTCAAGAGCTAACACCCCATGCTTGACACTCTCAAGCGGGGGCCTATCCTAAACCAAATTCACATTTGTCAGGAAATTTAATGACGGCCACCATTGCAAAAATTCTGGGTTCGATTTTGCGCAGTATGTTTATCTCTATCGTTATGCTGGTCATCGCGTTGTCGGTGATTACAGGGCAATTCCCTCCGGATTTTGAAAAGCTGCAAAAAACCTACTCCAGCGTGCAAGAGCTCGCACAGCTGAGTAATGGTTTTCATGAACGCAAAAATATCGATGCGGCTACATCAACTATGGGCTCCGCGGGGTCTATGGAAGAAGACGACATTCGCCGGCTTGAAGAAATCAATGCGAAGCGAGCAGAAATTGGCGCAAATCTTTTGCCCCATGCTTCTGACAATGGATCTGCTTCTAAAGTGACGACGGTGGCGCAAGGTAAGACCCAAGAACAGCTTGAAGGTAAAATTCGTGACTTACAGCAAGACCTCTTTCGTCTGCAAGAGCGAGTCAATAGACTTGAAAGTCAAAGCAGAGGTGAGACCCCATGAATTTGTTCTTTCGCTTATTATGTATTCTTCTTTTTTCGCGCTTTCGTTCTGAAGTGAACGTTTTAGGTGAATGCTCGACACCTTTTACGGTGTTACCTACTGATCTTGATGTGCTCATGCACATGAACAATGGGGTTTATTTGTCGCTCCAGGATTTGGCACGCATGGACTATATGATCCGCGCCCAAGCGTTAAAAAAGATTTCGGCTCGTGATTGGTATCCCGTCGTCGCTTCAGAGATGATTCGTTTTCGTCGCTCCTTAGGGTTGTTTAAAAAATTCGAATTAAGAACACGTCTTATAAGTTGGGATGATCGTTATCTTTATATGGAACACAAATTTGTTAGCGGCAATGAAGTCATGGCTTTAGGGATGATTCGTGCCCGATTTTTAAGTAAAAAAGGCGGGGCGGTTTCGCCACAAGAATTAATGCAAGCTTTGGATCTTGATCTCAAGGCACCGGATTTTCCACCTCACCTCATTGAATGGTTGGCCGCAGATCAGGATCATTCCAAATTCACAGGTCTTTAGTCTAGAGCTGTTCTTATCCCAAAGTCCTGTATCAAGGTACTACGCTTGCCGCCTAGAGTTTTATTTTTCACAATGATTCAGTGGGATTAGA from Bdellovibrio bacteriovorus encodes:
- a CDS encoding CTP synthase, translating into MAKRKVVKKKLSTAKSTKKALKQKFIFVTGGVVSSIGKGLTAASLGALLEARGHRVTIMKFDPYLNVDPGTMSPFQHGEVYVTEDGAETDLDLGHYERFTSALMNRSNSVSTGQIYDTVIARERRGDYLGGTVQVIPHITEEIKARIYEAGQGSEIVLVEIGGTVGDIESQPFLEAIRQMRLDVGQENSVLLHVTYVPYIAAAGELKSKPTQHSVKELREIGLQPDYLVCRSEKYIDDNLKAKIGLFCSVKAENVIAAQDSRFIYEVPLALHKEKLDELMVQRLGLTPGKPNLKGWQNLVKVLENPTHTVKIALVGKYVELKEAYKSVHESLVHGGVANHARVEISYVDSEKITDKTVSSLLGKVDGILVPGGFGTRGVEGKITAIKFAREKRIPFFGICFGMQLAAIEFARNVCGIKDATSREFSGEAKRNGNFVIDSMIEQRGIVNKGGTMRLGAYPCNLVSGSRAEQVYKASAITERHRHRFEYNNKYKALFEKNGMIASGICKERDLVEIVELPDHPWFVGVQFHPEFKSKPLAPHPLFVHFVKASIAGSHSGSRRSKT
- a CDS encoding KpsF/GutQ family sugar-phosphate isomerase, with the translated sequence MSKIIEQGLKVLEVEAQAILGLRERIGADFEKVVKMVTACKGKLILTGMGKSGQIARKLASTFSSTGTPAVYLHPGESSHGDMGVIENDDLIIALSYGGEVPEFGALYKFIARKGLPLVAITGKAESSLAKSAQAVLNVHVPEEACPLGLAPTASSTATLAMGDAVAMAVMAEKGFSSEDFAIFHPGGSLGYRLLTLVKDVMHTGDALPTVKLETPIREVFSIMTHKDVRGAAGVVDEKGDLVGVITDGQIRRRLEKSNDPLTGFAKDLMTTNPRTVDANELAEKALFVMEQFQINMLFVLDKDATQARKPVGILHVQDLLRAKVR
- a CDS encoding PPK2 family polyphosphate kinase, yielding MKLKASEFIVKPGREVSLKKTKTGVKPLYKTDADGDELLKEIQKDIAEHQQRLYAQSTWAVLIVLQGMDTAGKDGLIKHVLKDVDPQGCSVTSFKKPSGEELKHDFLWRTHTPMAVRGEIKVFNRSYYEDVIVPYVMPEILDSSRLPEKIRTSKNLLKDRCEDIVSHERYLANQGILVIKIFLHLSKKEQKNRLLARFDDASKNWKVEEADITARGLWDKYQKAYEFCLSKTSHKAAPWYIIPADDKPTARLIASKIITEKMAELNLDFPKLKSAEIKHLKSLRKRLKD
- a CDS encoding HutD family protein, producing the protein MNKLIKSSDYKSMPWKNGEGVTNEIEIYPPNSDFSKNDFDFRVSSALVRAPSAFSKFPGFDRILAVWQGDGLVINNVRYEPLQPFSFAGEKEIFSTSAGEVVDLGIIYNREKYVAYMDLETFAADVTDTLQFGEGWFYLFCCKGSLTIDDQSVETGDTFKVTGSRDIRIRARSASKLLIISVNRRNLE
- a CDS encoding M23 family metallopeptidase; translated protein: MNYKSGLFSMLSLVCLSSFAHAAPVDLYWHNNAGFVSASKCQITSLKEIPFYISQGKNVSSLEKTELQTPKGSRKSFLLNRSLVRISTEAKTRPGYKYVDVIGVSQTPKAQTNKWFADRMDNGYIAESSLKNLEDYVIEIKSGVSVKEIPGIKIPTVGTFWQLATEKDQVQSFTCTIDGKARNFMIFEVFTANSSNPVARVGVNADHTGIFRSILTHLPSEADVVLDSRMDQAPTGSRQSLESGVGSSGSVAASPLEVTKAAADEIKAQKEAQEKLVNKPFAEGSKTQTPPAVTTENKQSAQAAVDTAPVQKDDAADDEETEDEDLKLINSKQEHVVCINEDTLNVRDESLEKVLFKAEKNETVLPFQSWGAADTKKKVINGKEYTFVKIQFPEKEGENIGWLAQDYVKLEGQCSVAKKADEDSSATRMTPIPKGPIKNINDAACCGFPTIKRPTQSYLSGMRRFKAGRSKGKRLHAACDLYRYHGEAAVSIADGKVSRGLYYFYQNTYALDVQYPGGFVARYGELTGKAAKGVSTGAKVTRGQVMGYIGTVSSNCCPAMLHFELYSGTKKGGLSARGNKFGRRSDLMDPTKYLLKWEKNQFGTSY
- a CDS encoding MFS transporter; the protein is MEATIPSPSTGFTGYQKFIIAILAFLQFTIILDFMILSPLGAILMPALKVTTMQFGAVVSGYAISAGLSGFLTAGFADRFDRKKLLLFFYGGFILGTFLCGIAPNYEFLLGARIVTGLFGGVIGSIVFAILTDLFPMHQRGRVMGFLQTAFAASQVLGLPAGLYLSNHWGWHMPFMMIVVISLIAGVFIVLYMKPINAHLALQTDKKAYQHLLHTIQVPKYLLAFAATALLSIGGFMIMPFSSAFTVNNLGIHQDQLPIIYLITGIASILIGPLVGKASDSLGKFNVFIFGSLVSMVMVMVYTHLGVTPLVVVILVNTVMFVGIFSRMIPSQALMSAIPTPANRGAFMSISSSLQSLAGGLGSIIAGLIVVQEADGMIRHFETIGYVMVGLSLFTLVMMYMINRMVQNENR
- a CDS encoding DUF2239 family protein, which produces MKIDRTYSAFAESKKIATGDVLEVASRVKKFLTKEAKAQVLIFDDSTSNQIEIDFRGTPENVTRRLEALLENTQEGEKKSGPGRPKLGVVAKEVTLLPDHWEWLARQPGGASVTLRKLVEEAKKKNLAKDQIRMSQEATYKFMTVMAGDLPDYEEALRALYAGDAKKFEKLITAWPKDIQDHTMMLAKASWK
- a CDS encoding AGE family epimerase/isomerase, with the protein product MTNEVQKNIDYAKKWLSHNVYPLWGDIGVDKVNGGFVESLSFSGEALPLPRRAMVQCRQIYSFLTGARLGSCPPNWAHQHVILGTKYLVDKFSLPSGAFRYSIEINGTPKNDTPDLYTQAFALFGLAQEYSITKDPKTKDRAIQLLDYLRRERTVPGGGFTELDDQGNKSYKSNPHMHMFESAIAWMQIDPDPRWKDLGRELITLCLEKFIDQKTGVIGEYFDSSWNHKFENGRFIFEPGHQYEWSWLMSLYEDLSGQDLKDIRHRIFNLAEKYGTSPQRKIAFDEVWSDWTPKKISSRFWPQCERIKAAVRLGNEVVKELQGPYAKAADDALETLFKFFTTPTPGMWYDQLSETDTFSGDSSKSSSLYHIVNALEEYIILRAKMA
- a CDS encoding acyl-CoA thioesterase, which gives rise to MNLFFRLLCILLFSRFRSEVNVLGECSTPFTVLPTDLDVLMHMNNGVYLSLQDLARMDYMIRAQALKKISARDWYPVVASEMIRFRRSLGLFKKFELRTRLISWDDRYLYMEHKFVSGNEVMALGMIRARFLSKKGGAVSPQELMQALDLDLKAPDFPPHLIEWLAADQDHSKFTGL